From Anopheles maculipalpis chromosome X, idAnoMacuDA_375_x, whole genome shotgun sequence:
aaaatccaaaaaaatcttattttgaaTAGTTCTAATAaagttttagtaattcaatcaactttttactcaaatcatgtttcaatattaattttttccgTCTATTTGgccattaaaattaaaaattatgactCACTATACAATTActtcaattacagtatgaactgtctctttaaatgatgaaataagttagtgaaaagtttttataaattagtcttatacataagctagcttttgcgacacttaacaaaaatttcaaataactttcctcattttaatgatgatttatttaaataatatttttatgtcctacgcataatggtcacaatctgtcgtgatttttcacacaagcttgcattagatgaatcccgtacaacttgagggcctttattactctttagccgtttttctatttttagcgACActggaaaaaacagggagaaaagactatatgacccgaaaattgatgtctttctttATGGTGATAAGATATCAACTatcgacaattttcgataccttgacgtttggttcaattctagACTACATTGGAGTACACACTTCATccatctggtgcaaaaatgcagtaaaagaattaGCTTTCAacggacagtcacaggattctggtggggcgcacatccatcaggcGTCTTGATACTGTATAaaacaacggtactatccgtattggaatatggaagcatatgcttccattgggtatccaatacgttgatactcaagcttgaaaggctacagtaccgctgtcttagactcgcactagggagcatgaaatccacacacaacatgtccctagaagtgatgaccggagtgatgccgctcaaactacgttttgaaatgctgtcgcttcgccttctagtccgttgttcagtatcaaatcccttgataatagaaaattttgaagcgcttctagagacaggttctaagagcaaaatcttaacgatctacgaagattttgttgccctacaagtgcatgttagcgctccacaggcattaaaccgtgctgcccttcctgagaactacagttccattttaataacagattcctcattgcacgaggaaattaagaccatatcTAATGaacttcgcccgagggtagttccgggtattttgaTGAATAAGTATgatcatttagaccaaataagccaatACTACACTAATGGATCACCCTCTGAGGatggcactggcttcggtgttttagcgagtccaccgaagctcttttcaaattgaggcagccatgtagtgattacaccgcagagctagtcgcaatcttgtacgcactatccatgatagcagcgagaccttcggaccagtacttcattttcactgatagccttagtgctatcgAAGCTCTGATAATttcgaaggctgttaagagtcaggatttcctcaccataaaaatcattgaactgcttggctcattgTTTGATAAGGCATTTAGGAAtccgctaatttgggtcccttctcattgcggaattcccggcaatgagaaggtagactcactggccaaaagaCTCACAGACTCACTGGCCCGGTCTCTGTAGACCgagcattcatacgaatggtGTCTCGattgatgtcgaatcattttgcgttgaatgcgaATGCGTTGAACAGCGTATAACTGTgcctcagacaaaagtgtgtgactGCGGTGACGAATTCCTTGAtatggatcaccttctgtggtcctgcgtggaatttgaaaccactAGAcgctccttgttgagcgcagtcgaccATATTGGCAGACGTCCGgatacagaaattagagaagtgttggctatcagtgacctcccctacatgagacTCATCTTCAACCCCGTTAACGGGGCACAGCATTTGAAAACAGTTTCAACCCTACTGGAAAAAAGAAGTCTCTTATCCTGTCCAGCCTTGACACAACAAGTTGGCGTtgggttcgaggtgtttggcgggttcttTCTCGAGAGTAGCGAAgtcgctgttgctgctgcgggatggAACTAGCCAATCATCCTTAGATTGGACGCTGACCAGAGCGAATTTGAAATGTCACTGCGAGACTGCACTGGAcaacactgtacgcaggcaAATCCCTTTTTGTGCTGTTCAAATAACTCTGCTTGCTTTGTTACAGTGCTGACCCTCATATCAAAAGgttaccaaaaaaaagccacaataCACCATAACAGCCAAACTGGAAATACTCAACCCTCATCAATAGAACAGCTGCAACAAAACTATCGGATCAACAAAGACATctatcaacaacaaccaaaatagaCCAGGGCATCAACCACCCACTCAACACTCACCCATAACCGAGCattcccgggataaggcaaaaaaaaaacagcgagaAAATGCCCTAATAATCTTGTTTATATACAGTTAGtcatcacatgcggtgttgaaaatacgatgcaagccgtcatactttaaataaaaaattaaaaatataaaaataatgcatAGGAAGGGTACAATTGAACATAGAtagtcttttgttttattgttcgtAAATATGTACGATGGCTACTTCTTGTGTGCATTGTGAATAAATTTAAGAATCCGCTTATAATcatttgattgcattttttctaACATTACAAAAGTTTGTATGCATTATCCTATTCTTCCACTTTTGCCTCCGCATAAATACATTCTCCAAAACTATCACAAAGTCCGTGATTTAAGGGTTTGAACCATTGCAGATTATTCGGTTGAGAGGAACACGACCTGGATTCTCTGATCGGAAGTTTCAATGTAGTGATTGGTGCATCTTCCCAATGAAATCCATCGAAACGCATTCCATTTGATCGATTGCATTGCATACTCAATGGTGTGGAAAGATATGTTTCTAGAAGCttatttgtccttttttgaTTCCAGTGAATTGATAAATAGTTTTTTGAACGAGGACCTGTTGCTGAGGATATATTTTGCCCTTGTACCCTGGAAATATGTCATAATAAATGTATGTATTATATATGTTGTGACACATGAACACTTGTTCATTACTATATTACAATTACACCTACTTCTTCATGTATtcaaaaaaattgtacaacgAATTATCTGAGATGGAACTTTTGCAAACTTCGAGTTCTGTTGCTGGATAGTAATGTATGTAATTCACACACATTTCATCGCTGATTGAAAATCCTCCAAGAGTTGGCAATTTATAACCACGCGTATCGTAGTAGCAGGTAGTAACCAGAGCATCTCCCTAATGATAAAAGTAGTTATCATAAGACATGAAACACCTTATAGAAATGTAATACAGCGTTTTACATGCTAGTTTTACTTGTGAactgtatttttcatttctgtaaaagaaacattactttttaacattaaattatatttcgCATCCGTCAAGATAGTTTTCACAGTTTTCAAGCCATATTTAACCACTATCTATTGAAGCGGGTTGATTACATTCAACTTCAGTGTTTGTCAAACCCCataaaagaataagaaaaatcaattactacTTAAGCACAGATAGCTGtatacaaatgaaaataactattaatataacattaaatttttatatgtATGAGGCTTAAAGACTTTATTTTATACCACCGGGGCGGCCTGATGTTAGAgtcgacagcggcgccggtctttaatcaaatcccattcagaccgtccccccgtggtgatgactgactatccaactacgtggaatcGGCAAGACGTTTCGATGATCGGCATGATCAAAGAAgatcgtaaagccaagaagaagaaaacgaagaagCTTAAACAATTTAATCAGAATTTCCATCAATTGTTTGATTAGAAACTATTTTCAAATGATGGATTTTATTGCACCCCTATGGACTGAGAAGAATTGACTAACCCGCTCCATTTGACACAGGTCAAATATAACTTGACAAAAGTGgtgaaatggtaaaaaagTCCTtcgcagaaataaaaaattcagtTCACTAGTAAAAATAGCCTGTAAGATGCAGTAAACGTAAAGTAATACTCACCGGGAGAACTTCAGGTTTATAACGAAGCTGTCGTATTTCTTGATAGTGGTGTGAGAAGAAATCGTCTCGATTAATAACTGGAAGCTCTTCCTTTCCTCGCAAATGCCTTGTAAGAACCCGCACACCTCGTAAATGTGTATGTAACTGTGAACCAAATATCGTAATGCCTGTTTTTGGTAAGGCTAATTTGGTGCACTCTGCTATACAATAACCGTACAGCGGAAATGCTATTTGTCCTGGTGGTATAGCCATTTTGTCTGTGTATTCCAATCCCAACTCCATAATAGCAGCATCATAGCGACGTAACTTCGATATTAGATTTATGCGCATACCTGAGCTATCAATAATGCCGGACTTCAAGTTTGGATTATTGAAATGAACTTCCAGGCGAATATGTGAATTGAACTCTTTGCCACCTACAGGTAGACCCGCTTCTTTTGGGTATGTGAAAGAACCAGCCCCCATAGCCCATAGTGCCATAACCTTTGAGCATAGGCGTCCATATGTAGGCATATCATTGCAAGGACCATTAAAAGTTGAAATCTCCGTTTTATTTGCGATACATTGAAAAACTTCCATATGGTGCACTAAGTCCTCGTTGTCTATTATTGGTTCAAATTGAATGATATGATGTTTGGTATTTATCAACCACGGTTCAAGTTGCTGTATTTTGCACCAATAGGTTGTTTCCACCGCTGGGACAACCACATTTTCCAGATGCACTTCTATCTTGTTCAGATATTGTGGCTCTTCATTGATGTGAATCTTATCAGCTCTTAGCAGTTGTAAAGGTAGCACACCTTGATTTTGTGCGCTTATATTTGGCATCATAGTAACATTACTTCTCCAGTCCAGCAGTGCGTCTATACGCCACCACACCAAATACATAGTGCCCGAGTGAAATACAATGTCCTGTGGATCACAAGTGTCAAATTTACGTCGAAATGCAATAGAGTTTTCATCCATATAAATGGTGTCACAATTTTGTATAGTATCAATAAAGAGATGTTTATAGTCTCCTGAAGTATATGTATCATAAGCGTGCTTCAATAGATTaggaacaaacgaaaacacacataaatcGGTGCGAGATAGTTGACCACGTTGTGAAAACCCAATAGCAAAGGTCTGGAATTTGCCATGTTCAAAGGTGCTGTTCACGTGTAAAAACACTTCATTTTCTCGCCAGTTTACCATCCATACGAGTTTTATCGATTTATGATTTAAATTCAGGCTATGAAGTCGCTCAGaggaaatatctgaaattaaaaagatatAGATAATACAtacattaaataaatgttaatGGAATCGTTGACGTTGATTAATAAAATGGTGAGTAACATATCATATCCAAACCACCCAGTACACATTTAGAGTACTCGCATAGAAGACCCATTTGTTTTATATCGCCGGTCCTAATTTCCCCATAGCAATAAGAAAGTTGACATAAAATCACACTTAAGATAAGATGTATTGAATATACAGGTCTAGTAATAGCCATCGTCAGCCAGATTTTTGACAGGCAGGTGTCCTTGGCTATGTATTGGTGACATGTTCATTGAGGTGCAGACAATCTTTATCATCAACAGAAGATCATCAACCACACCGAACAATATTGCTCATACTAGCAAATAATTAAAGATTTCAATGTATTCAACATGCATAGAACAATGATACGATTCGGACGCCCACCTGTCATCCTATTTTTCGTTGTTATTGCAAGAGCTGCTAAAACCCATGCATAGAATTTGATACTATTGCatacacatattttttttaaatttatttctggTGTAACAGTGTTACATTACTACGTGTTAAATTGTGCATATCTCCAATTTAAGCTATGACTTCGTTTTGTATAGGAATTTTTcaggtttaatttaatttaattaaaattaatgaaatgaaTTCAAGTTTTTGGTAAAGCTGCGACACACAGTTTAACATAACATTTTTGAGATACGACGATTGTAGGATATGCAAAATACATTTCAGCCCGtttttaacaaataatatATGAAAGGATTTAAAACACCTTAAATctattagaaattcaaaaaatcttgaGAACTTACAATTCAATTTCTTTATCATAAATACACGattttgaaaaacaacaaaaataatttaaactaaGCATTTAAAAGCTATATTCTGCTATTTATACTAATTACAGTAAATTTTGTCCCATGAGTGTGAAGCGCAGACGGGTTTTTCACATATTCCACATGCTTTTCTAGTCGATCGCCGTTTTTCACATAGGTGACAGTTACCTTTGTGTTTTACCCGACCTGACGCATCACGGATTTCTGCTATAGTTGAATCTACGTTTACTCACAATGTTGAAGCTAAATACTGTCCCAACATACTTTCTACTCCACTGCGGGGTCCAAAATGTCgcattattttcatattttctgaTCGACGTTATATTTCTTTTGTCACTAATTGtagagatattttaaaaataggcGTCGGTAGTTTATGGATTTAAATagagttgaagtttttttctttattaaatttataggCGACAAATGCAGCTACATCCaaaatgttaaagaaaaaCCCTAGTGGCCACCGATTCGTCTTCCTTTTGCAACTGTATTCGAAAATACATTTGTCCATATTATCTACTCCTCCTTTTGAACGATTGTAGTCGACTATCATAAGTGATTAGTTTAGGGCCTTGAATTTCTGTATCAAAGTGGAATGTTGACAACAGTACTACAGCCCTATTCATCTTGggaattaaaaaattctaaaaaaattagGATTTGAAAAACTGTTTGGAATTGGATAGGAAGATTCTGCGTCACATGCCCACCATACCTTTATCCCGTACTTTGCCGGTTTAGACGGAATATATTGAGTTAATCCAGTAACATCGCGGTATGGAAATAATTGCTCTTCAACCGTAACATTTACTCTTGCAGCGTAGAACTGCTCATCCCCATGCAAAACGTTTGACTTATCCGAGTAGGTGGTTATAGAAGTAAGGAGTACAAatcgaaaattgaattaaaagtaaatttaaataaatctggTTTTTAGCTGATacaatagaaaacattttttctaggCATTCCCAAAGTTTTATACCGATAGTTCTGTTATGTCAAATGTTATTAAGAATGAAAAGCACATAACATACCCGTGCAGGTGGTCATTGAAATGAAGGTTAGGAATTGTGGAAGCGTTCACATACATCAATTGGGAGAGTGTCAACTCAGCAAGAATTCTTAGCGCAACTTAGTTGGATACAAGGGGTAGAAGCGGGAGGAGCGAGAAATAAGCAAGTAGTGGAGAAATGCGCAATTGAAGATACGCGAAGGataaaacgcacacaaattTGGCACGATCAGTCGAGAAGATTGGTTAAGTGTTTTCAATGTGGTGGATCGGGACATGTCGCGCGAGAGTATGAGAAAGTGAAATGCCATGAGTGTGGACAGGAAGGACATTTGAAAAGAGATTGGCGGAGCGTTGCAATAGTAAAAGAGTCAACAGTACAGAAGCCTACGCATGTGCGTGTAgttctccttttctttttaatttccgCTAATT
This genomic window contains:
- the LOC126562123 gene encoding tyramine beta-hydroxylase, translating into MVNWRENEVFLHVNSTFEHGKFQTFAIGFSQRGQLSRTDLCVFSFVPNLLKHAYDTYTSGDYKHLFIDTIQNCDTIYMDENSIAFRRKFDTCDPQDIVFHSGTMYLVWWRIDALLDWRSNVTMMPNISAQNQGVLPLQLLRADKIHINEEPQYLNKIEVHLENVVVPAVETTYWCKIQQLEPWLINTKHHIIQFEPIIDNEDLVHHMEVFQCIANKTEISTFNGPCNDMPTYGRLCSKVMALWAMGAGSFTYPKEAGLPVGGKEFNSHIRLEVHFNNPNLKSGIIDSSGMRINLISKLRRYDAAIMELGLEYTDKMAIPPGQIAFPLYGYCIAECTKLALPKTGITIFGSQLHTHLRGVRVLTRHLRGKEELPVINRDDFFSHHYQEIRQLRYKPEVLPGDALVTTCYYDTRGYKLPTLGGFSISDEMCVNYIHYYPATELEVCKSSISDNSLYNFFEYMKKVQGQNISSATGPRSKNYLSIHWNQKRTNKLLETYLSTPLSMQCNRSNGMRFDGFHWEDAPITTLKLPIRESRSCSSQPNNLQWFKPLNHGLCDSFGECIYAEAKVEE